A region of Maridesulfovibrio sp. DNA encodes the following proteins:
- a CDS encoding phosphatase PAP2 family protein, translating to MPFYTQPLDMQVFILVNQIFRKHWLDIAMPMLSSAALLWTIITLVTVFGVWKKGARFLVIILLISATMGLADFSTNLIKKSIGRVRPLNSIAQTYFKDDGKWQRRPLDYQQTKERGNSYPSAHAANSMALAVMLMFFFRRLRPWMLLLPIGVGYSRLYLGKHFPTDVMAGWALGGCIAISVWLLWSYWLKFKLPEKYRP from the coding sequence GTGCCGTTTTATACCCAACCGCTGGATATGCAGGTGTTCATTCTGGTTAACCAGATATTCCGCAAACACTGGCTGGACATTGCCATGCCCATGCTTTCCTCTGCTGCTCTGCTCTGGACGATTATCACACTAGTCACGGTTTTCGGGGTTTGGAAAAAAGGAGCCAGATTTCTGGTCATAATTCTGCTTATATCCGCCACAATGGGGCTTGCCGATTTTTCCACTAACCTGATCAAAAAATCCATCGGCAGAGTCCGCCCGCTGAACTCAATCGCCCAGACATATTTCAAAGACGACGGCAAATGGCAACGCAGGCCGCTTGATTACCAACAGACAAAAGAACGCGGCAATTCATACCCTTCAGCCCACGCGGCAAACTCCATGGCATTAGCGGTCATGCTTATGTTCTTCTTCCGCCGACTGCGCCCGTGGATGCTCCTTCTACCTATAGGTGTAGGATACTCACGGCTTTATCTCGGTAAACATTTTCCCACCGATGTCATGGCAGGATGGGCATTAGGGGGCTGTATAGCAATTTCAGTATGGCTGCTCTGGAGCTACTGGCTGAAATTTAAGTTGCCGGAAAAGTACAGGCCGTAA
- the glyA gene encoding serine hydroxymethyltransferase, producing MQEYRNLLQSNDPEIFSALSGEESRQRAGIELIPSENYTYPEVLCTLGSVFTNKYSEGYPGRRYYGGQEFTDTIEDIARERAKKVFRCEHANVQPLSGSPMNQAVYLGLLEPGDTILAMDLSHGGHLTHGAPVSFMGKLFNFIRYKTNPVDGAIDFDELRKTALEHKPKMILCGYTSYPRDLDYSAFKKIADEVGAITMTDASHYGGLIAADVIRNPFDFGFDVVTSTSHKSLRGPRGGMIFCKKEFATRIDKAVFPGLQGGPHMNTIAGIAVTLKKALEPEFKEYGKQVLLNAKTLADELIKSGASLVTGGTDNHMMVLDTEKSYGINGKVAEELLDEVAITTNKQIIPDDPNPPLKPSGIRIGTPAATSRGMKEADMVKLAGWITTILQNPEDKNLADTTRSEIESFCSRFPVPGI from the coding sequence ATGCAGGAATATCGAAATCTTCTCCAATCAAACGACCCCGAAATTTTCAGTGCTCTTTCCGGCGAAGAATCTCGCCAGAGAGCTGGTATTGAACTGATCCCTTCTGAAAATTACACCTATCCCGAAGTGCTCTGCACCCTCGGCAGTGTTTTCACAAACAAATACTCCGAAGGTTATCCCGGCAGACGCTACTACGGCGGTCAGGAATTTACCGACACCATAGAAGACATTGCCCGTGAGCGGGCGAAAAAGGTCTTCCGTTGTGAACATGCCAATGTGCAGCCTCTATCCGGTTCTCCCATGAACCAGGCTGTATACCTCGGCCTTCTTGAACCAGGCGACACTATTCTGGCCATGGATCTCTCTCATGGCGGGCATCTTACTCACGGTGCTCCGGTTTCCTTCATGGGTAAGCTTTTTAACTTCATTCGCTACAAAACCAATCCGGTTGACGGCGCGATTGATTTTGATGAGCTGCGTAAAACCGCCCTTGAGCACAAACCGAAAATGATCCTTTGCGGTTACACCTCCTACCCCCGCGATCTGGATTACTCTGCGTTCAAGAAAATTGCTGATGAAGTAGGGGCCATCACTATGACTGATGCCTCCCATTACGGCGGACTGATTGCAGCCGATGTAATCCGCAACCCCTTTGATTTCGGCTTTGATGTCGTCACTTCCACTTCACATAAATCCCTGCGCGGTCCCCGTGGCGGAATGATTTTTTGTAAAAAAGAATTTGCCACTAGGATCGACAAGGCAGTTTTCCCCGGCCTGCAGGGTGGACCGCATATGAATACTATTGCCGGTATTGCGGTAACTCTTAAGAAAGCGCTGGAGCCTGAATTCAAGGAATACGGCAAACAGGTGCTGCTTAATGCGAAAACATTGGCGGATGAGCTGATTAAGTCCGGTGCCTCCCTTGTAACCGGAGGAACTGACAATCATATGATGGTCCTTGATACTGAGAAGAGCTACGGCATAAATGGCAAAGTTGCCGAGGAGCTTCTCGACGAGGTAGCGATCACCACCAATAAGCAGATCATCCCCGATGATCCCAATCCACCCTTGAAGCCCAGTGGCATCAGGATAGGTACTCCCGCAGCTACCTCCCGAGGTATGAAGGAGGCCGATATGGTTAAACTGGCGGGCTGGATCACCACCATTCTCCAAAATCCTGAAGATAAAAATCTGGCCGATACCACCCGGTCAGAAATAGAATCTTTCTGCTCAAGGTTCCCGGTTCCGGGAATCTAG